AGGGCGACGGATAAACTTGATACTCAAACTCATGAGCCTGCAGTAATTGTTACCATTGCTTAAATTTACTGTTCACTTTTTTCTATCCACGTGGAAATCGTTTGTAATAATACTTTGCTATCAAAAGGTTTTTCTAAATAATCATTAATTCCCAGTTCGTCAGCTTGAAAACGCGGTTCTAATTGTTTATTTGCCGTGATAATAATAATGGGGGTGCGTAAATGATCGGGCAAGGCGCGTAATTCTTTAGCCACATTGAGTCCACCACCGTTTGGCATGGTTAAATCTAATAAAACGATTGCCGGCTTTTCTTCGATAATTAATTCTAAACCATGAATAGGGTCTAAGGCGGATAATACTTCATAACCTGCGGCTCGCAAACGTAGGCTAAGCGCACACACGATTTTTTCATCATCATCAATAATCACAACCTTGTTATTCATCGCACACCTTTAAGCCATACCACTGCCGGTTGCCGGAGATGAAAATAATAAATCATTCACCGCGGTTAGTAATTCTTCACTCGAAAAGGGTTTTTCAATAAAATAATCAATACCTAATTCTTGAGCTTTGCTGCGCGCTTCGGGTTGCTTATTGGCGGTGATGACTATCATCGGAATAGGATTTAATTGCGGATGACGCAACACTCGTTCGGCCATTAAAAATCCCCCACCTGCGGGCATATTTAA
The genomic region above belongs to Legionellales bacterium and contains:
- a CDS encoding response regulator, with protein sequence MNNKVVIIDDDEKIVCALSLRLRAAGYEVLSALDPIHGLELIIEEKPAIVLLDLTMPNGGGLNVAKELRALPDHLRTPIIIITANKQLEPRFQADELGINDYLEKPFDSKVLLQTISTWIEKSEQ
- a CDS encoding response regulator transcription factor, with protein sequence MKSIMIVEDDEKIVEALTIRLKSAGFRVFSALDPVTGLANIVREQPDLILLDLNMPAGGGFLMAERVLRHPQLNPIPMIVITANKQPEARSKAQELGIDYFIEKPFSSEELLTAVNDLLFSSPATGSGMA